The following nucleotide sequence is from Allocatelliglobosispora scoriae.
ACCTCGGCGGTGAACCGCAGCGGCTGGCCGTCGGCGAACTCCGTGATGTCGACGGTCGGGCGGCCGAGCAGCTTCACGTCGTGCTCGCGCACGGCCTCGAGAATCTGCGCCGGGATCGCCTCCTCGACGGCCTCCTGCAGCACGGTGCCCCGGCCGACACGCTGGTCGATCACCTGGGACGGGATCTTGCCCTTGCGGAAACCGGGGATGTTCACCTGGTTGGCGATCTCCCGGTACGCCTTCTTGAGGCTGGGCTCCAGCTCTTCGAACGGCACCTCGATGGCGAGCCGCACGCGGGTCGGGCTCAGAGTCTCGACGGTGCTCTTCACAGGCGTACTCCTTGACGATCTTGCGGGTCGAGTGGTTGGGCGCACGAAAGGGCCCGGTCGAGTGTAGGCGAATACATGACCGGTATCTCCCATCGGGGAGGGCCATCGCCGGAGATGTCACAGGGTGATCTCTGCCGCAGCGCTCAATCGCGCGCTCTTTCGGCCGTCACACCCGGTAGAGCCACGCCGATCTGACCGATACGAAGCCCTACCGGGGCAATCGCCATTCTCCTCGGGCGATGCCCGGGACGGCCTGAAATGCGAAGAATTGTCGGGGTGGCCGGATTTGAACCGACGGCCTTCCGCTCCCAAAGCGGACGCGCTACCAAACTGCGCCACACCCCGCAACTAACCGCGCTAGCGTAGCCGAACCGTACCCGTCACCCACCGTCGCGGTCCAGGTGATTTCAGTCGGCGGGTACGCGTGGCGCGGCACCCGGTAACCCGGAGGCGCGATCGACGGGGAACCCGCTAAGCTAGGAGCCGCGCCGGGAAGCCGGCGGCACGCGGGCGTAGCTCAATGGTAGAGCTTCAGTCTTCCAAACTGACTACGCGAGTTCGATTCTCGTCGCCCGCTCCACATCGGCAATGCCCCGGCCCGGATGGGTCGGGGCATTGCGTTTCCTGCCGTCAGCTCGCCTCGATCGCAAGGTCATCGATGCCGAGCTTGCGCGCGATCGCCGAGATGGCGGGCACGACGAACGCCAGCTGGCGGTCCACGGACGCGAAGCGCTGATCCATCCCGGTGAAGCGCTCGTCCATCTTGTCGAAGCGCTGATCCACCTTGTCGAACCGCTCACTCATCTCGGCGCGCAGTTCTTCCAGGTCAGCCCGCAGGACGCGCTGGCCGCCCGAGAGATCACCGATGGCATTCGTCAGGTGGTCCAGCCGCCCTTCGATGTTCTCCAGGCGCTGAGCGGGCACTGTCACAAACACGAGTCTCCTCCCCGTTGGTTGCAGGCGCAAAGCCGCACACACCATATAACCAATACCACTACTAGTAAACCCTGTAGGGATAACTCGTTAGTTCTTGATCATGATGGACCCACTTTTGGATATTGCAGCAAAAGTTAAGGCCATATCGCTGAAACATCTGGACACACAAAACGAAGGATCGTAGGGTGTGGATCGCCAGGCATCGGCGTGCCAGGCCAGCTTCAGGACCCAAGACAACGTTGTCCGCCCGCTGACCAGGTACGCCGTAGAGCGGTGTGCTGCCAGTCGACGGCACGTTGCCCCGCTCTCACTGGAGGAAAAGTGTCTGGTCCGTCCCGACGAGCGCGCCTGCCCATCGCGGGTGCCCTCGCCTCAGTCCTCACCGCCGCGAGCCTGTGGTTGCCCGCCACCGGTGCGGCCGCCGCTCCCCCGCCGCAGGAACCCGGCGTCACCCTGCGCACCTTCGACATGCAGGTCGCCCTCAGCGCCCTCTGCACCCTCAAGCCCGCCACGACGCCCAACGTCGACAAGCTCATGTCCACGATCAACTGGACGACCGCAGCCGAGTTCGGCCAGGAGGACAACTTCATGTCCCAGGCCATCGGCAACATCAACATCCCCACCGCCGGCAGCTACACCTTCCGCCTCACCAGCGACGACGGATCCCGCCTCACCATCGACAACACCGTCGTCATCAACCACGACGGCCTCCACGGCGCCACCGCCAAAGACGGCGCCATCACCCTCACCACCGGCTACCACTCCCTCTTCGTCGAATTCTTCGAAGCCGGCGGCGGCCAGCAGCTCACCCTGCAGTGGCAGACCCCCGGCTCGACGACCTTCGTCACCGTGCCCAATTCGGTCCTGAGCACCGACTCCGGCGTCGTCCGGGTCACCGCACCCGGCCGCAAGGAGTGCGAGGCCTCCGGCGACTCACCGGGTGACGGCCTGCCGCTCACCTCGGTGCACCCGAACTTCACCCTGACCGACCTGCGGCCGAACGCGGCCTTCCAGCCCCGGGTCACCGGCATGGACTGGCTGGCCGACGGTCGACTCGTCATCTGCACCTGGGGTGGCACCAACGACTCCGGCACCTCCCAGGCCGGTGAGGTCTACATCCTCGGCAACACCGGCGGCAACACCACGCCGGGAGCCGTCACCACCAAGCGGATCGGCAGCGCCCTCAAGGAGCCGATGGGCCTCAAGATCGTCGACGGCGTCGTCTACGTCTCCGAGAAGGGCAAGCTCACCCGGCTCGTCGACACCAACGGCGACGAGGTCGCCGACCAGTACCAGACGGTCGCCACCTGGCCCTACGGCGGCGCGTTCCACGAGTTCGCCTTCGGCCTGCTCTACGAGGCCGGGTACTTCTACGTGAACCTCTCCGTCGGGATCGACTACGGCGGCAACACGACGAACCCGCAGCTGGTCGCGAACCGCGGCACCACGATCAAGGTGAACAAGGACACCGGTGCCTTCACCTACGTCGCCGGCGGCCTGCGGACCCCGCACGGCATCGGCTGGGGACCCGAGGGCGGCATCTTCGTCACCGACAACCAGGGCGGCTGGCAGCCCGCGTCGAAGCTGGTCCACATCAAGCAGGGCCGCTTCTTCAACCACTACCTCAACCCGGCCGGCCCGTTCGACAACGCACCGGTGACCCCGCCGGTGATCTGGCTGCCGCAGAACGAGATCGGCAACTCGCCGAGCACCCCGCTCTACATGCCCAGCGGCCTCTACGCCGGGCAGTTCCTCATCGGTGACGTCACCTACGGCGGCCTCCAGCGGAGCTACGTCGAGAAGATCAACGGCGAGTACCAGGGTGCCCTCTTCCGCCTCACCCAGGGTCTGGAGGGCGGCGTCTCCGAGGTCGGCCTCGGACCGGACGGCGCGGTCTACGTCGGCGGCATCGGCGGCGGCGGCAACTGGGGCCAGACCGGCAAGCTCAACTGGGGCCTGCAGAAGCTGACCCCGAACGGCAACAACGTCTTCGACATGCTGGCGATGCGGGCTCAGCCCAACGGGTTCGAGATCGAGTACACCCAGCCGGTCTCGGCCGCGACGGCCACCGCGCTCGCCTCGAAGTACCGGGTGAAGCAGTGGCGCTATGTCCCGACGGCGGCATACGGCGGTCCGAAGATCGACGAGGAGACCCTGACGGTCTCGTCGGCGACGCTCTCGGCCGACGGCAAGAAGGTCACCCTGGTGATCAACGGCCTCAAGGCCGGCCGGGTCGTGCACATCCGCTCGCCCAAGCCGTTCTCCTCCAGCAACGGCCAGTCGCTGTGGAGCACCGAGGTCTGGTACACGCTCAACGCCATCCCCGGGCAGGCCGTCTCGACCAACCTCGCGCTCGGCAAGCCCGCGACCGCCGACAGCTCCTGCGCCACCTCCGAGGGCCCCGCGAAGGCGGTCAACGGCACCGCCAACGGCGGCAACGCGGACAAGTGGTGCTCGACGGGTGCCACCAAGTGGCTCCAGGTCGACCTCGGCTCCAACCAGAGCGTCAACAAGTTCGTCGTCCAGCACGCGGGTGCGGGTGGTGAGGACGCCGGGTGGAACACCCGGGACTTCAACATCCAGACCAGCACCAACGGCACCTCCTGGACGACGGCGGCGACGGTCACGGCGAATACGGCGAACATCACCACGCACAACATCACCGCCGTCTCCGCCCGGTACCTCCGCCTCAACGTCACCAACGGTGGTACGACCGGCAACGCCGCAGCCCGCATCTACGAGTTCGAGGCCTACGGGGCGACGGCACCGCCGCCCACGAACCTCGCGCTGGGCAAGGCAGCCTCGGCCGACAGCTCCTGCGGCACGACGGAGGGCCCGGAAAAGGCCGTCAACGGCAGCACGAGCGGCGGCAACGCCGACAAGTGGTGCTCGCTCGGTGCCACCAAGTGGCTCCAGGTCGACCTCGGCTCCAGCCAGACCGTGAGCCAGGTCGTCGTGAAGCACGCCGGATCGGGTGGTGAGAACGCCGCCTGGAACACGCGTGACTTCAACATCCAGACCAGCACCAACGGCACCTCCTGGACGACGGCGGCGACAGTCACCGCCAACACGGCGAACACCACCACGCACAACATCACCGCCGTCTCCGCCCGGTACCTCCGCCTCAACGTCACGACACCCAGCAGTGACGGCAACGGGGCGGCCCGGATCTACGAGTTCGAGGCGTACGGCACCGCCACCACCCCGACCCGGGTCGTGTTGTTCGACGGCACCAACATGAACAACTTCGTGGGTTCCGGCGGCGGCGCGGTCACCTGGCCGGTCAGCGGCGGCAGTGTCGAGGTGCTCGGCGGCGACATCAAGAGCCGCCAGGCCTTCGGCGACTTCAAGCTGCACATCGAGTTCTGGCTGCCCAACCTGCCGATCGACGTGACCGGGCAGCAGCGGGCCAACAGCGGGATCTACCTGCAGGACCGCTACGAGCTCCAGGTGCTGGACTCGTTCGGGGACACCACCCCGGCCAACAACGAGGCCGGTGCCATCTACGAGAAGCTGGCCCCGATCGTCAACGCCGCGACCGCCCCGGAGACGTGGCAGACCTATGAGGTGACCTTCCGCGCAGCCCGTTTCAACGCCTCCGGCGTCAAGACGGAGAACGCCCGGGTCACCATCTACTGGAACGGCGTAATGATCCACAACAACGCCGAGATCAACGGTTCCACCGGCAACGGTGCGGCGGAGGGGCCCTCCGTGGGCCCGTTCCGCCTGCAGGACCACGGCGACCCCGGCGCCAACGTGCGCTACCGCAACATCTGGGTCGAGCCGGCCGTCTAGCCCGACCGTCTGTCAGGGGCGGTGCGCGTCAGCGCACCGCCCCTGACTTTTGTTGCAGGTTTCGCGGCGTGTCCAGCATTAAAATTCAGGGTGGGAAAAGATTGGTCCTCCGGCCGGTGGAGCCCTTAGTGACCAGCGAGTAGTCTTCGCGAACGCCCTATGTGACCGACACGGTCCGCACGGTGATCGGGAGGATCCGGTATGAGGTCAGGCGCGGCTCGCGCAGCTTCTCTGCGCCGTTCGGTGGAGCTGTTCCAGGGGTTCCGCCGCGAGCAGTCAGACCCCGACTACTTCTACGCCCTGCTGGCGGCCGACTCGGTGCAGCAGCTCTCCGGCTATGTCGACCTGCCCGGACGGGTGGTGCTCGACGTCGGCGGCGGCGCCGGCTACTTCGCCGACGCGTTCCGAGGCGCCGGGGCGGCGTACTTCGGAATCGATCCCGACGTGGGCGAGCTGACCGCGCGGGGTGAGGCCGACGGCGGGATGCTCCGGGCGAGCGGCACCGAGCTGCCGATCCGCACTGGCTCGGTGGATGTCTGCTACTCGTCCAACGTGCTGGAGCACGTCCGGGAGCCGGAGCGGATGATGGCGGAGATGGCCCGGGTCACCAAGCCCGGCGGCATCGTCTTCGTCTCGTTCACGCCGTGGCTCTCCCCCTGGGGCGGCCACGAGACCTCACCGTGGCACTTCCTCGGCGGTGACTACGCGCGGCGGCGCTACCGCAGGCGGATGGGGAAGGAGCCGAAGAACGTCTTCGGCGAGAGCCTCTTCGCCGCGCGGGCCGGGGCGGCGATCCGCTGGGCCCGGCGCAGCGCGATCGTGGACGTGGTGCACATCCTGCCCCGATATCACCCCTGGTGGGCGCAGTGGATCGCACTGGTCCCGGGTGCCCGGGAGATCCTGTCCTGGAATGTGGTTCTGGTGCTGCGGCGCCGCGCGGTCGAGGCGGACGGCGCATGACCGTCGAAAGGATCACCCCCCGTCTGGTACGCCCACCCGGCCCCTCCCGGACCGTCCGCGCCCTGCGCGTGGTCGCGGTCTGCATGGGCCTGACGGCGCTGGCGTTCCGCCAGGACCCGGGTTGGATGACGCCCGACACGAAGATCGACCTGACCATCGACCCGTTCGGTTTCCTGACCCGCGCACTTCAGCTCTGGGAGCCCGCGGGCAACTTCGGCCAGCTCCAGAACCAGGCCTACGGGTACCTGTGGCCGATGGGGCCCTTCTACGCCCTCGGTGACACGCTCGGCCTGCCCGCCTGGGTGATCCAGCGGCTGTGGTGGGCGCTGCTGCTCTGCGTGGCGTTCACCGGCGTGGTCCGCCTCGCCGGCCGGCTGAACCTCGGTACGCCGGGCAGCCGGATCATCGCCGGGGTCGCCTTCGCGCTCTCCGTCCGGACCCTCACCGAGCTGGGCGGGATCTCGATCGAGGCGTGGCCGGGCGCGGTGGCACCGTGGGTGCTGGTGCCGCTCGTCGGCCTCCGCCACGGCCTCCCAGTACGCCGGCAGGTGGCTCTCTCCGCGCTCGCGGTCGCCTGCGCCGGTGGCGTGAACGCGACAGCCGTCATCGCCGTCGTGCCGCTCGCCGTGCTGTGGCTGTGGACCGTCAACCCGGTGCGGCGACGGATCGGCGCCCTGGTCGGCTGGGGCGCCTGCGTCGCGCTCGCCACCGCGTGGTGGACGCTGCCGCTGCTGCTGCTCGGCCGGTACGCACCGCCGTTCCTGGACTTCATCGAGACCGCAGCGGTCACGACAGAGGTCACCGACCTGCAGACCATGCTCCGCGGCGCCTCGCACTGGCAGGCGTACTTCACCGACATCTATGGACCGGTGTGGCCCGCCGGCCGCCGGCTGGGCACCGAGCCGCTGCTGGTCGCCGCGTCCGCCGTGGTGGCGGCGCTCGGCCTCGCCGGGCTTTCGCGCCGGGGCATGCCGCACCGGCGCTTCCTGATCACCGGAGTGCTGCTCGGCCTGGCGCTGGTCGGCTTCGGGCACGTCGCGCTCTTCGACGGCGGCTTCGCCGAGTTCCAGCGCAGCCTGCTCGACGGCCCCGCCGTGGCACTGCGCAACGTGCACAAGTTCGACGTGATCATCCGCTTGCCGCTCGCCCTGGGCCTGGCGCACCTGCTCGGCGTCTTCGCCCGGGCCGGGCTCCGGCACCGCTCACCGGCGCGGGCGCTGCTCGCCCGGCTGCGGTGGGTCGGCGTCACGGTGACGGCGATCGTCGCGATCCTCGGCGTGAGCGCGCCCGCGCTCGCCGGTGGCCTGGTGGCCCGCGGCACCTACATCTCGGTGCCCGCCTACTGGCGGCAGGCGGGTGCGTGGCTCGACCAGCACCTCGACAAGGACCGTGTCCTGATCATCCCGGGCGCCCGCTTCGGCGACTACCGCTGGGGCAGCACGGGTGACGAGGTCATCCAGACGATGACCCGGGGCCGGTGGGGTGTCCGCAACGTCATCCCGCTCGCCCCGCCCGGCACCATCCGGCTGCTGGACTCCATCGAGACCGCTCTCGCCACCGGCACGGGCTCCGACGGGCTCGCCGACCTGCTCGCCCGCTCCGGCGTGCGCTATCTGCTGGTCCGCGCCGACAGCGACTACGGCAAGGGCGGCGGAGTCGCCCCGATGATCGTCCGCGACGCGTTGAACCGCTCCCCCGGGCTCACCTCGGTCGCGGAGTTCGGTCCGCAGGTCGGCACCGAGGGCAAGCTCTCGGATCACGCGCTGAGCGGCCCGGTGCCCGCGCTGGAGATCTTCCGGGTGGATCGGGCCACCTCGCCCGTGGTCGCCTACGACACCTCGGCCGTGACCACGGTCGTCGGCGGTCCCGAATCACTGCTGCCACTCGCGGCGTCGGGGCGCCTGCCGACCGGGCCGACCGTCCTCGCGGGCGACGCGCCGGCCGGGCTGCGGACCGGCGCCACGGTCGTCACCGACGGCATGCGCCGCCGCGAGGTCAACTTCGGCACCGCCCGGGACAACCAGTCGCCCACGCTCACCGCGACGCAGTCGTTGCGAGGCACCGGGCCCGCTCCCGACTACCTCCCGGCATGGGCGTCGAAGTGGATGACGACCGCGCAGTACAGCGGCGTCTCCGCCGTGGTGGCGTCGAGCAGTTGGGCCGACTCGCAGGCGACCATGGGCAGCCGACCGGAGCACCAGCCCTTCGCCGCGGTCGACGGTGATCCGGCCACCTCCTGGCGTACGGTTCCGGGCAACCCGGCCGTCGGCCAGTGGTTGGAGCTGCGGTTCACCGGCCCGCGTACGGTCTCCCAGGTCACGGTGCACTTCGACTTCGGTGCCGAGGCGCTGCCGACCCGGATCACCATCGATGCCGGCGCCGAGCGGGCCCTCGTGGACAGCTTCGCACCCATGGTCACCGTGAAGATGCCGGGCAATCTCGCCACCACCAAGGTCCGGATTCTGATCAACGCGGCCGTTCCCCGGCCGGGTGGGATGGGCGGGGTGGGCATCTCCGAGGTGGAGATCCCCGGGGTCGAGGTGGAGCGGACCCTGCTGGTCCCGCAGGCACCGGCGACGGATTCCCCCGTGGGCATGCTCTTCACCGCCGCACCGGCCACCGCCTCCTGTTTCTTCACCGCGACGGGACCGCAGTGCGACCCGCAGCGGGTCCGGACCTCGGAGGACGGCACCACGATCGACCGCACGGCGTCGCTCGCCGAGACCGGTGACTACACGCGGGCGGTCTGGGCCCGGCCCCGGCCCGGAGCAGCGCTCGATCAGGCGCTCAGCCCGAGCCCGCTGCACCAGGTGAGCGCATCGTCGACCGCCTCGGCCGACCCGGCGGCGAGCGTCTGGGCCACGATCGACGGCGACATCAACACGGCCTGGTACCCCACGCTCGCCGACGAACACCCCTGGCTGCGGCTCAACTGGCCGGAGGCGCGAAAGATCACCGGGATCCGGCTGAACCTGCCGGATACGGTCGCCGCGAGTCGGCCCTGGGGCGTCCAGGTCGTCGGGGACGGCGGTCTGCGCGAAGGGGTCGTGGACTCCAACGGCGTGGTCAACTTCGCCCAGCCGATGACGACCGACGAGATCACCGTCTTCTTCCTCGGCGACCTCGCGGCATACTCCCGCAATCCCTATCTCAACACCGTCGAGCGGCTGCCGGTCGCCGT
It contains:
- a CDS encoding alpha-(1->3)-arabinofuranosyltransferase, with the protein product MTVERITPRLVRPPGPSRTVRALRVVAVCMGLTALAFRQDPGWMTPDTKIDLTIDPFGFLTRALQLWEPAGNFGQLQNQAYGYLWPMGPFYALGDTLGLPAWVIQRLWWALLLCVAFTGVVRLAGRLNLGTPGSRIIAGVAFALSVRTLTELGGISIEAWPGAVAPWVLVPLVGLRHGLPVRRQVALSALAVACAGGVNATAVIAVVPLAVLWLWTVNPVRRRIGALVGWGACVALATAWWTLPLLLLGRYAPPFLDFIETAAVTTEVTDLQTMLRGASHWQAYFTDIYGPVWPAGRRLGTEPLLVAASAVVAALGLAGLSRRGMPHRRFLITGVLLGLALVGFGHVALFDGGFAEFQRSLLDGPAVALRNVHKFDVIIRLPLALGLAHLLGVFARAGLRHRSPARALLARLRWVGVTVTAIVAILGVSAPALAGGLVARGTYISVPAYWRQAGAWLDQHLDKDRVLIIPGARFGDYRWGSTGDEVIQTMTRGRWGVRNVIPLAPPGTIRLLDSIETALATGTGSDGLADLLARSGVRYLLVRADSDYGKGGGVAPMIVRDALNRSPGLTSVAEFGPQVGTEGKLSDHALSGPVPALEIFRVDRATSPVVAYDTSAVTTVVGGPESLLPLAASGRLPTGPTVLAGDAPAGLRTGATVVTDGMRRREVNFGTARDNQSPTLTATQSLRGTGPAPDYLPAWASKWMTTAQYSGVSAVVASSSWADSQATMGSRPEHQPFAAVDGDPATSWRTVPGNPAVGQWLELRFTGPRTVSQVTVHFDFGAEALPTRITIDAGAERALVDSFAPMVTVKMPGNLATTKVRILINAAVPRPGGMGGVGISEVEIPGVEVERTLLVPQAPATDSPVGMLFTAAPATASCFFTATGPQCDPQRVRTSEDGTTIDRTASLAETGDYTRAVWARPRPGAALDQALSPSPLHQVSASSTASADPAASVWATIDGDINTAWYPTLADEHPWLRLNWPEARKITGIRLNLPDTVAASRPWGVQVVGDGGLREGVVDSNGVVNFAQPMTTDEITVFFLGDLAAYSRNPYLNTVERLPVAVSELVALPDEPRPLPDPDQVVKLPCGSGPTLNIDGAKWRTSLTATRRELRELREVPAAFCDKEDPGTITLATGDVHLRATASTLSTPVRVALDPVPERTSIDAADTGGSPIRIDRWGSAERRLDIAATGNERILAVRENSNPGWQATVNGQALQPIVVDGWQQGWVLPAGAGGAVVLSFAPERTFRNALLLGAGLLVLVVVIAVLPGRNRGATHKPAGRARRRFTGRLVPLLLGGLALIGFGGPIGGAMALGGVLLALVVRMLAERLPADDRRRLHRAARLLWLLPPAMFLLGHWLAEGVVFRHTAAAPQLVTLAALTGLWISACWPGRPTRPADIPAPVHDRPLHAIPAHRGE
- a CDS encoding class I SAM-dependent methyltransferase — translated: MRSGAARAASLRRSVELFQGFRREQSDPDYFYALLAADSVQQLSGYVDLPGRVVLDVGGGAGYFADAFRGAGAAYFGIDPDVGELTARGEADGGMLRASGTELPIRTGSVDVCYSSNVLEHVREPERMMAEMARVTKPGGIVFVSFTPWLSPWGGHETSPWHFLGGDYARRRYRRRMGKEPKNVFGESLFAARAGAAIRWARRSAIVDVVHILPRYHPWWAQWIALVPGAREILSWNVVLVLRRRAVEADGA
- a CDS encoding galactose-binding domain-containing protein; its protein translation is MSGPSRRARLPIAGALASVLTAASLWLPATGAAAAPPPQEPGVTLRTFDMQVALSALCTLKPATTPNVDKLMSTINWTTAAEFGQEDNFMSQAIGNINIPTAGSYTFRLTSDDGSRLTIDNTVVINHDGLHGATAKDGAITLTTGYHSLFVEFFEAGGGQQLTLQWQTPGSTTFVTVPNSVLSTDSGVVRVTAPGRKECEASGDSPGDGLPLTSVHPNFTLTDLRPNAAFQPRVTGMDWLADGRLVICTWGGTNDSGTSQAGEVYILGNTGGNTTPGAVTTKRIGSALKEPMGLKIVDGVVYVSEKGKLTRLVDTNGDEVADQYQTVATWPYGGAFHEFAFGLLYEAGYFYVNLSVGIDYGGNTTNPQLVANRGTTIKVNKDTGAFTYVAGGLRTPHGIGWGPEGGIFVTDNQGGWQPASKLVHIKQGRFFNHYLNPAGPFDNAPVTPPVIWLPQNEIGNSPSTPLYMPSGLYAGQFLIGDVTYGGLQRSYVEKINGEYQGALFRLTQGLEGGVSEVGLGPDGAVYVGGIGGGGNWGQTGKLNWGLQKLTPNGNNVFDMLAMRAQPNGFEIEYTQPVSAATATALASKYRVKQWRYVPTAAYGGPKIDEETLTVSSATLSADGKKVTLVINGLKAGRVVHIRSPKPFSSSNGQSLWSTEVWYTLNAIPGQAVSTNLALGKPATADSSCATSEGPAKAVNGTANGGNADKWCSTGATKWLQVDLGSNQSVNKFVVQHAGAGGEDAGWNTRDFNIQTSTNGTSWTTAATVTANTANITTHNITAVSARYLRLNVTNGGTTGNAAARIYEFEAYGATAPPPTNLALGKAASADSSCGTTEGPEKAVNGSTSGGNADKWCSLGATKWLQVDLGSSQTVSQVVVKHAGSGGENAAWNTRDFNIQTSTNGTSWTTAATVTANTANTTTHNITAVSARYLRLNVTTPSSDGNGAARIYEFEAYGTATTPTRVVLFDGTNMNNFVGSGGGAVTWPVSGGSVEVLGGDIKSRQAFGDFKLHIEFWLPNLPIDVTGQQRANSGIYLQDRYELQVLDSFGDTTPANNEAGAIYEKLAPIVNAATAPETWQTYEVTFRAARFNASGVKTENARVTIYWNGVMIHNNAEINGSTGNGAAEGPSVGPFRLQDHGDPGANVRYRNIWVEPAV